A DNA window from Halostella litorea contains the following coding sequences:
- a CDS encoding mandelate racemase/muconate lactonizing enzyme family protein, with product MEVTSLDAVPVSVPKATALRTGGSDDSTAGSDSFDHVLVRAETDAGVVGYGEVAPHPDWPKSGTQATVRSVIEAEFAPVVEGRDPAHVARVAADLEAAVASHPFAVAGVDAALHDALGKGMGRPVYELLGGPTAADRSLPLHHTVGIKPPEAVREEVAAAAERGFSAFKLKVGADDHDADRRRLEAVREACPDARIRVDANGTWHPGEAVRAIRSLNDAADGIVFVEQPVPQDDRAGLRRVRAAVEPSVMADEGCYTPADVAALASADAVDAINVKPAKAGGLAGATRVAAVAAAHGLPCYVGGMLELTVGAAAAAHFALASPERAYPTGLLNADADGALVADPGRWDPDGPTFSVPDDPGLGVSVDTDAVERYRTD from the coding sequence ATGGAGGTCACTTCCCTCGACGCGGTTCCGGTGAGCGTCCCGAAGGCGACGGCGCTGCGGACCGGCGGGTCGGACGACTCCACCGCGGGGTCGGACTCCTTTGACCACGTGCTGGTCCGCGCCGAAACCGACGCCGGCGTCGTCGGCTACGGCGAGGTCGCGCCCCACCCCGACTGGCCCAAAAGCGGGACGCAGGCGACCGTGCGGTCGGTGATCGAGGCCGAGTTCGCGCCCGTCGTCGAGGGCCGCGACCCGGCCCACGTCGCGCGGGTCGCCGCGGACCTGGAGGCGGCGGTCGCGTCCCACCCCTTTGCCGTCGCCGGCGTCGACGCGGCGCTGCACGACGCCCTCGGCAAGGGGATGGGCCGGCCGGTGTACGAACTGCTCGGCGGGCCGACCGCGGCCGACCGCTCGCTCCCGCTGCACCACACGGTCGGGATCAAACCGCCCGAGGCGGTCCGCGAGGAGGTCGCGGCCGCGGCCGAGCGGGGGTTCTCGGCGTTCAAGCTGAAGGTCGGGGCCGACGACCACGACGCCGACCGCCGGCGGCTCGAAGCGGTCCGCGAGGCCTGCCCCGACGCCCGGATCCGCGTCGACGCAAACGGGACGTGGCACCCCGGCGAGGCCGTCCGGGCGATCCGCTCGCTGAACGACGCGGCCGACGGGATCGTCTTCGTCGAACAGCCGGTGCCCCAGGACGACCGGGCCGGACTCCGGCGCGTGCGAGCGGCCGTCGAACCGTCCGTCATGGCCGACGAGGGCTGTTACACGCCGGCCGACGTCGCGGCGCTGGCGAGCGCGGATGCCGTCGACGCGATAAACGTCAAGCCGGCCAAGGCGGGCGGACTCGCCGGCGCGACGCGCGTCGCGGCGGTCGCGGCCGCCCACGGCCTCCCGTGTTACGTCGGCGGGATGCTCGAACTGACCGTCGGCGCGGCCGCGGCCGCACACTTCGCGCTGGCCTCGCCCGAGCGGGCGTACCCGACCGGCCTCCTGAACGCCGACGCCGACGGGGCGCTGGTCGCCGACCCCGGCCGGTGGGACCCCGACGGGCCGACGTTTTCGGTTCCCGACGACCCAGGCCTGGGCGTCTCGGTCGACACGGACGCGGTAGAGCGGTACCGGACGGATTGA
- a CDS encoding cupin domain-containing protein, which produces MADNPVADKDYSVLPQQQAFKVHAPDAPDLVEGAGDNLKTVHSVMLTNDMYVTWTTGQPGDVFPLHTHTPEMYQILTTIKGRCVWYYKDNDGNEQSIEAGPGDVVYLPGGAENRVEVIGDEEHIHIGSYPRVRVPRVEQLTGIVPDEVENPKDFRVGVDFDNVRDEFHETDDESFSKADHE; this is translated from the coding sequence ATGGCCGACAATCCAGTGGCCGACAAGGACTACTCCGTCCTGCCGCAGCAACAGGCGTTCAAAGTGCACGCGCCCGACGCCCCCGACCTGGTCGAGGGCGCGGGGGACAACCTGAAGACGGTCCACTCGGTGATGCTGACGAACGACATGTACGTCACCTGGACCACCGGACAGCCCGGGGACGTGTTCCCGCTCCACACCCACACGCCGGAGATGTACCAGATCCTGACGACGATCAAGGGCCGCTGCGTCTGGTACTACAAGGACAACGACGGCAACGAGCAGTCGATCGAGGCCGGGCCGGGCGACGTCGTCTACCTGCCCGGCGGCGCGGAAAACCGCGTGGAAGTGATCGGCGACGAGGAGCACATCCACATCGGCTCGTACCCGCGCGTCCGCGTCCCCCGCGTCGAACAGCTCACGGGGATCGTCCCCGACGAGGTCGAGAACCCGAAGGACTTCCGCGTCGGCGTCGACTTCGACAACGTGCGCGACGAGTTCCACGAGACCGACGACGAGTCGTTCTCGAAGGCCGACCACGAGTAA
- a CDS encoding IclR family transcriptional regulator, whose translation MAQKGTGGGVKSDETLLGIVETVRELNGATVTELADELGLAKSTVHSHLQTLEEHGFMRRSDGEYVISYRFHDYGIWARNQSDLFQVAKPRLKELSRETGHKVWCVVERQGKAVYLYGAEGRSPIQTYAREGATTELHFLAAGKAILAHLPEEERKAIVGDGPLPAKTDDTTTDPEELLAELETVREQGVAFNIGEAMEGLNAIGTPIKRVGDGVYGAISLSGAANRLPREQLESEYAERLLGIANEIEINIRHL comes from the coding sequence ATGGCACAGAAAGGCACAGGGGGCGGCGTGAAATCCGACGAGACGCTGCTCGGCATCGTCGAGACGGTGCGGGAGCTAAACGGGGCGACGGTGACGGAGCTGGCCGACGAGTTGGGGCTGGCGAAAAGCACCGTCCACAGCCACCTGCAGACGCTGGAGGAGCACGGGTTCATGCGGCGCAGCGACGGCGAGTACGTGATCAGCTACCGGTTCCACGACTACGGGATCTGGGCGCGGAACCAGAGCGACCTGTTCCAGGTCGCCAAGCCCCGACTGAAGGAACTGTCGCGGGAGACCGGCCACAAAGTCTGGTGCGTCGTCGAGCGCCAGGGGAAGGCGGTGTACCTGTACGGGGCGGAGGGGCGCTCTCCGATCCAGACGTACGCACGCGAGGGCGCGACGACCGAACTGCACTTCCTGGCGGCGGGCAAGGCGATCCTGGCCCACCTGCCGGAGGAGGAGCGGAAAGCGATCGTCGGCGACGGCCCGCTCCCGGCGAAGACGGACGACACGACCACGGACCCGGAGGAACTGCTCGCCGAACTCGAAACTGTGCGCGAGCAGGGCGTCGCGTTCAACATCGGCGAGGCGATGGAGGGGCTCAACGCCATCGGGACGCCGATAAAGCGGGTCGGCGACGGTGTCTACGGCGCGATCAGCCTCTCGGGCGCGGCCAATCGGCTGCCGAGGGAGCAACTGGAGTCGGAGTACGCGGAACGGCTGCTCGGGATCGCAAACGAGATCGAGATCAACATCCGGCACCTCTAA
- a CDS encoding 2Fe-2S iron-sulfur cluster-binding protein translates to MADTYTVELVDRDETIEVPADKSILEAAEEVGIDLPYQCRMGVCGVCCAMREDGSEVDQTEGMFLSESEKEEGYVLTCIGRPLSNLELRTDESP, encoded by the coding sequence ATGGCCGACACGTACACCGTCGAACTCGTCGACCGCGACGAGACGATCGAGGTCCCCGCGGACAAGTCGATCCTCGAAGCGGCCGAGGAGGTCGGGATCGACCTCCCGTACCAGTGCCGGATGGGGGTCTGTGGGGTCTGCTGTGCCATGCGGGAGGACGGCTCGGAGGTCGACCAGACCGAGGGGATGTTCCTCTCCGAGAGCGAGAAGGAGGAGGGGTACGTGCTGACCTGCATCGGCAGGCCGCTCTCGAACCTCGAACTCCGGACCGACGAGAGCCCGTAA
- a CDS encoding GNAT family N-acetyltransferase translates to MAYEVRHATSDDGEDLIELWHGFTDHLSKYDDRYQHKEDADERWLSYFENQLVDSKYGTVVVAEEESTGDLVGVLEARVMGDHPIFRLQDHGYINGHYVEAEHRGEGVGKALLEKADEWFAGPPHEVEFYRIDVLEGDEEAPALYEDLGFEPVEHVYEKAAGNR, encoded by the coding sequence ATGGCCTACGAGGTGCGACACGCGACCAGCGACGACGGCGAGGACCTGATCGAACTCTGGCACGGGTTCACGGACCACCTCTCGAAGTACGACGACCGGTACCAGCACAAGGAGGACGCGGACGAGCGCTGGCTCAGCTACTTCGAGAACCAGCTCGTCGACTCCAAGTACGGGACGGTCGTCGTCGCCGAGGAGGAGTCGACCGGGGACCTGGTCGGCGTACTGGAGGCGCGGGTGATGGGCGACCATCCGATCTTCCGCCTGCAGGACCACGGGTACATCAACGGGCACTACGTCGAGGCCGAGCACCGCGGCGAGGGCGTCGGCAAGGCGCTCCTGGAGAAGGCCGACGAGTGGTTCGCCGGCCCGCCACACGAGGTGGAGTTCTACCGGATCGACGTGCTGGAGGGCGACGAGGAGGCACCGGCCCTCTACGAGGACCTCGGGTTCGAGCCCGTCGAACACGTGTACGAAAAGGCCGCGGGGAACCGGTAG
- a CDS encoding amidohydrolase family protein, translated as MATPPTADVVDVHVHMNPFWRMDDAALATLREHSADFDRKVDLARNPDRFVDYLDSQGVATAAIINYVSPVVGYGHDINEWAASFRAAAPDRVLAFGGFDPNLAADPEAEIDRAIDDLSLDGIKIHPPHQELNANDYRDDPDTRGLDSLATLYERCADAGVPVTVHTGTSIFAGARSRYADPMPLDDVAVDFPDLDIVMAHGGRPMYTEEAWFLLRRHDNVYLDISSFPPSKLLEYFPEIERVDDRVLFGSDWPGPMVPDIGENVDAVRDLDLPADTVDRILRGNARSLFDC; from the coding sequence ATGGCAACCCCACCCACGGCGGACGTCGTCGACGTGCACGTCCACATGAACCCGTTCTGGCGGATGGACGACGCCGCGCTGGCGACGCTCCGGGAGCACTCCGCCGACTTCGACCGGAAGGTGGACCTCGCCCGGAACCCCGACCGGTTCGTCGACTACCTCGACTCGCAGGGCGTGGCGACGGCGGCGATCATCAACTACGTCAGCCCGGTCGTCGGCTACGGCCACGACATTAACGAGTGGGCGGCGTCGTTTCGTGCGGCCGCGCCCGACCGCGTGCTGGCGTTCGGCGGCTTCGACCCGAACCTGGCCGCCGACCCCGAAGCCGAGATAGACCGCGCGATAGACGACCTGTCGCTCGACGGCATCAAGATCCACCCGCCCCACCAGGAACTCAACGCCAACGACTACCGGGACGACCCGGACACGCGGGGGCTCGACTCGCTCGCGACGCTGTACGAGCGCTGTGCCGACGCCGGCGTGCCGGTGACGGTCCACACCGGCACGAGCATCTTCGCGGGCGCGCGGTCGCGGTACGCCGACCCGATGCCCCTCGACGACGTTGCCGTCGACTTCCCGGACCTGGACATCGTCATGGCCCACGGCGGCAGGCCGATGTACACCGAGGAGGCGTGGTTCCTCCTGCGCCGGCACGACAACGTCTACCTCGACATCTCCTCGTTCCCGCCGTCGAAACTGCTGGAGTACTTCCCCGAGATAGAGCGCGTCGACGACCGCGTCCTGTTCGGGAGCGACTGGCCCGGGCCGATGGTGCCCGACATCGGGGAGAACGTCGACGCCGTCCGGGACCTGGACCTGCCGGCCGACACCGTCGACCGCATCCTCCGGGGGAACGCGCGGTCGCTGTTCGACTGCTGA
- a CDS encoding 1,2-phenylacetyl-CoA epoxidase subunit PaaC, producing MPTEKQLKKQLQNGKMIESEEEMTEGYKEALKRILLVSGDTELMSAPAYYDQSLNAPSIDARASCISVIQDELGHGHIAYRLLEDLGEDREELVYGREPHEFRNTYGFDQHIENFAELVTAHGIFDRAGMVLLGDIYENTSYAPWKRALTKVEKEEQFHLRHGETWMRRLANKNDKTHAKLQEAVDWMFPIGVEWFGMEDDKKRNTEQLDYRIKGKSNDELRQDWLSRTLPLMDELDLDVPAHYDEAADEYVLEYDLPIAFDQENKDWRFEESITWSDVMDRWRSRGPANEKYVNLIQSGKVDVGV from the coding sequence ATGCCTACCGAGAAACAGCTGAAAAAGCAGCTTCAGAACGGGAAGATGATCGAATCGGAGGAGGAGATGACCGAGGGGTACAAGGAAGCCCTCAAGCGCATCCTCCTCGTCTCCGGCGACACCGAGCTGATGAGTGCGCCCGCCTACTACGACCAGTCGCTCAACGCGCCCTCGATCGACGCGCGGGCGTCCTGCATCAGCGTCATCCAGGACGAACTCGGCCACGGTCACATCGCCTACCGCCTGCTCGAGGACCTGGGCGAGGACCGCGAGGAACTCGTCTACGGCCGCGAGCCCCACGAGTTCCGCAACACGTACGGGTTCGACCAGCACATCGAGAACTTCGCCGAACTCGTCACCGCCCACGGCATCTTCGACCGCGCGGGGATGGTGCTGCTCGGCGACATCTACGAGAACACGTCCTACGCGCCCTGGAAGCGCGCGCTGACGAAAGTCGAGAAGGAAGAGCAGTTCCACCTCCGCCACGGCGAGACGTGGATGCGCCGCCTCGCCAACAAGAACGACAAGACCCACGCGAAGCTCCAGGAGGCCGTCGACTGGATGTTCCCCATCGGCGTCGAGTGGTTCGGGATGGAGGACGACAAGAAGCGCAACACCGAGCAGCTCGACTACCGCATCAAGGGCAAGTCCAACGACGAGCTCCGCCAGGACTGGCTCTCGCGGACGCTCCCGCTGATGGACGAACTCGACCTCGACGTGCCCGCCCACTACGACGAGGCGGCCGACGAGTACGTCCTCGAGTACGACCTGCCCATCGCCTTCGACCAGGAGAACAAGGACTGGCGGTTCGAGGAGTCGATCACTTGGTCCGACGTGATGGACCGCTGGCGCTCCCGCGGCCCGGCAAACGAGAAGTACGTGAACCTG